A DNA window from Enterobacter cloacae subsp. cloacae ATCC 13047 contains the following coding sequences:
- the lysS gene encoding lysine--tRNA ligase, translating to MSEQQAQGADAVVDLNNELKTRREKLAALREQGVPFPNDFRRDHTSDQLHADFDAKENEELEALNIEVAVAGRMMTRRIMGKASFVTLQDVGGRIQLYVSRDDLPEGIYNEQFKKWDLGDILGAKGKLFKTKTGELSIHCTELRLLTKALRPLPDKFHGLQDQEARYRQRYLDLISNDESRKTFKIRSQIMAGIRQFMVNRDFMEVETPMMQVIPGGASARPFITHHNALDLDMYLRIAPELYLKRLVVGGFDRVFEINRNFRNEGISVRHNPEFTMMELYMAYADYKDLIELTESLFRTLAQDILGTTQVPYGEEVFDFGKPFEKLTMREAIKKYRPETNMADLDNFDSAKAIAESIGIKVEKSWGLGRIVTEIFEEVAEAHLIQPTFITEYPAEVSPLARRNDENPEITDRFEFFIGGREIGNGFSELNDAEDQAQRFQDQVDAKAAGDDEAMFFDEDYVTALEHGLPPTAGLGIGIDRMVMLFTNSHTIRDVILFPAMRPVK from the coding sequence ATGTCTGAACAACAAGCACAGGGCGCTGACGCGGTAGTCGATCTTAACAACGAACTGAAAACCCGCCGCGAGAAGCTGGCAGCGCTGCGCGAGCAGGGCGTGCCGTTCCCGAACGATTTTCGTCGTGACCACACCTCAGACCAACTGCACGCTGACTTCGACGCTAAAGAAAACGAAGAGCTGGAAGCGCTGAACATCGAAGTGGCCGTTGCGGGCCGTATGATGACCCGTCGTATCATGGGTAAAGCCTCTTTCGTTACCCTGCAGGACGTGGGCGGCCGCATTCAGCTGTACGTTTCCCGTGACGATCTGCCAGAAGGCATCTACAACGAGCAGTTCAAGAAGTGGGACCTGGGCGATATCCTGGGCGCGAAAGGTAAACTGTTCAAAACCAAGACCGGTGAACTGTCTATCCACTGCACCGAACTGCGTCTGTTGACCAAAGCCCTGCGCCCGCTGCCGGACAAATTCCACGGCCTGCAGGATCAGGAAGCGCGCTACCGCCAGCGTTATCTGGACCTCATCTCTAACGATGAGTCCCGCAAGACCTTCAAAATTCGCTCCCAGATCATGGCCGGTATCCGCCAGTTCATGGTTAACCGCGACTTTATGGAAGTGGAAACCCCAATGATGCAGGTGATCCCGGGCGGTGCTTCTGCACGTCCGTTCATCACCCATCACAACGCCCTGGACCTGGACATGTACCTGCGTATCGCGCCGGAACTGTACCTGAAGCGTCTGGTGGTAGGTGGGTTCGATCGCGTGTTCGAAATCAACCGTAACTTCCGTAACGAAGGCATCTCCGTGCGTCATAACCCAGAGTTCACCATGATGGAACTCTATATGGCGTATGCAGATTACAAAGATCTGATCGAGCTGACCGAATCCCTGTTCCGCACCCTGGCGCAGGACATTCTGGGCACCACGCAGGTACCTTACGGTGAAGAAGTGTTCGACTTCGGCAAGCCGTTCGAAAAACTGACCATGCGCGAAGCCATCAAGAAATACCGCCCGGAAACCAACATGGCGGATCTGGATAACTTCGATTCTGCAAAAGCGATCGCTGAAAGCATCGGTATTAAAGTGGAGAAGAGCTGGGGTCTGGGCCGTATCGTGACCGAGATCTTCGAAGAAGTGGCAGAAGCGCACCTGATTCAGCCGACCTTCATCACTGAATATCCGGCTGAAGTGTCCCCGCTGGCGCGTCGTAATGACGAGAATCCGGAGATCACTGACCGTTTTGAATTCTTCATCGGTGGCCGTGAAATCGGCAACGGCTTTAGCGAGCTGAACGATGCAGAAGATCAGGCGCAGCGCTTCCAGGATCAGGTTGACGCAAAAGCGGCAGGCGACGACGAAGCGATGTTCTTCGACGAAGACTACGTGACGGCGCTGGAGCACGGCCTGCCACCAACGGCGGGTCTGGGTATTGGTATTGACCGTATGGTAATGCTGTTCACCAACAGCCACACCATCCGCGACGTGATCCTGTTCCCGGCGATGCGTCCGGTTAAATAA
- the idi gene encoding isopentenyl-diphosphate Delta-isomerase: MSIQEHVILVNDQGMVIGTQEKYAAHTSHTPLHLAFSSWLFNAKGECLITRRALSKKAWPGVWTNSVCGHPQSGEAIDQAIVRRCRYEVGAEITGITPVAAEFRYCETDPSGIVENEICPVFAARITNALTINSDEVMAYEWVDLDALFQALDATPWAFSPWMVMEATAAREKLRAFAAK, from the coding sequence ATGAGTATTCAAGAACACGTTATTTTGGTAAATGACCAGGGAATGGTGATTGGCACTCAGGAAAAATACGCTGCACATACCTCCCATACCCCACTCCATCTGGCGTTCTCTTCCTGGCTCTTCAATGCCAAAGGGGAGTGTCTTATCACCCGTCGCGCATTAAGCAAAAAAGCCTGGCCGGGCGTCTGGACGAACTCAGTCTGCGGCCATCCGCAATCTGGTGAAGCGATTGATCAGGCCATTGTGCGCCGCTGCCGCTATGAAGTGGGAGCCGAAATTACCGGGATCACCCCTGTCGCCGCTGAGTTTCGCTACTGTGAAACCGATCCTTCCGGGATCGTCGAAAATGAGATTTGCCCGGTCTTTGCCGCCAGGATAACGAATGCGCTGACGATCAACAGTGATGAAGTGATGGCATACGAATGGGTTGATCTGGATGCGTTGTTCCAGGCTCTGGATGCCACACCGTGGGCCTTTAGCCCCTGGATGGTGATGGAAGCGACGGCGGCACGCGAAAAACTGCGGGCCTTCGCCGCCAAATAA
- the actS gene encoding amidase activator ActS produces the protein MFAGSLTRNPITAVFCLMLTLLLAGCSGSKSSDMGSYSGAVYTVKRGDTLYRISRATGTSVKELARLNNISPPYTIEVGQKLKVNGGSSSGKKSSSKGKTAKVTPSYAVPQSSWPPVGQRCWIWPASGKVVLPYSLSEGGNKGIDIAAARGTPVYASGAGKVVYVGNQLRGYGNLIMIKHGEDYITAYAHNDTMLVNNGQNVKAGQKIATMGSTGTDTVKLHFQIRYKATAIDPQRYLPAQGSKPKC, from the coding sequence TTGTTTGCAGGAAGCCTGACGAGAAACCCCATCACTGCCGTGTTCTGCCTGATGCTGACGCTATTACTGGCAGGCTGTTCAGGGAGTAAATCTTCGGATATGGGCAGCTATTCCGGTGCGGTCTATACCGTGAAGCGCGGGGATACGCTGTACCGGATTTCGCGCGCGACGGGGACCAGCGTAAAGGAGCTGGCGCGTCTGAATAATATCTCTCCGCCATATACCATCGAAGTGGGGCAGAAGCTGAAGGTTAATGGTGGTTCATCCTCGGGCAAAAAATCGTCGTCGAAAGGCAAAACCGCCAAAGTGACGCCATCCTATGCGGTGCCGCAATCCTCCTGGCCGCCTGTCGGACAGCGCTGCTGGATTTGGCCGGCCAGCGGCAAAGTTGTGTTGCCGTACTCCTTATCTGAAGGCGGCAATAAGGGCATCGATATTGCAGCCGCGCGCGGTACGCCGGTTTATGCCTCCGGGGCAGGGAAGGTCGTGTACGTGGGCAACCAGCTGCGCGGTTACGGTAATCTGATCATGATTAAGCATGGTGAAGACTACATCACGGCTTATGCGCATAACGACACAATGCTGGTTAATAACGGCCAGAACGTGAAGGCGGGGCAGAAGATCGCCACCATGGGCAGCACGGGCACGGATACGGTGAAGCTGCACTTCCAGATCCGTTATAAGGCCACCGCCATCGACCCGCAGCGTTATCTTCCGGCACAGGGCAGCAAGCCGAAGTGCTAA